The following proteins come from a genomic window of Mustela lutreola isolate mMusLut2 chromosome 6, mMusLut2.pri, whole genome shotgun sequence:
- the LOC131833090 gene encoding UL16-binding protein 1-like, translating to MEPTAAATLTECSGLLFLLFLLRLPRGITAAPAGSVVGARRGGAGTDALSLSYNFSITSQARPGQPWCEIQGQVNGNEFLYYACGSKRVISVGPWGMKLKDTAFWDTQMEPLEDLGEELRKKLLDIKAEFITKSNSLTLQVSLMCERGAHGHSRGSWRFVFTEQLIYLFDPENRKWIEISPGGQQVKDMLDGDRELTELLMKIANGDCKRWLQKLREHSNEMQETTGAPATTLPIALIKGAAIRPITSVLHVVLTHSILLVVQGMVL from the exons ATGGAGCCCACGGCCGCCGCCACGCTCACGGAGTGCTCGGGGCTCCTGTTCCTGCTGTTTCTCCTGCGGCTGCCGCGCGGGATCACGGCGGCGCCGGCCGGGTCGGTCGTGGGCGCGAGGCGCGGCGGAGCAGGGACAG ATGCTCTCTCGCTTTCCTACAATTTCTCCATCACATCTCAGGCCAGGCCTGGACAACCGTGGTGTGAGATTCAAGGCCAGGTCAATGGAAATGAGTTTCTTTATTATGCCTGTGGAAGCAAGCGGGTTATATCCGTTGGTCCTTGGGGGATGAAGCTGAAGGACACAGCATTTTGGGACACACAGATGGAACCTCTGGAGGACCTGGGGGAAGAGCTCAGAAAGAAACTGCTGGACATCAAAGCAGAGTTTATCACTAAGAGCA aTTCTCTCACCCTGCAGGTCAGCCTGATGTGTGAGCGTGGGGCCCACGGACACAGCAGAGGATCCTGGCGGTTTGTCTTCACTGAACAGTTAATCTACCTCTTTGACCCAGAGAACAGAAAGTGGATAGAGATTTCTCCTGGAGGCCAACAGGTTAAGGACATGTTGGACGGTGACAGAGAGTTGACTGAGCTCCTCATGAAGATCGCAAACGGAGACTGTAAGAGATGGCTCCAGAAACTGCGGGAGCACAGCAATGAGATGCAGGAGACCACAG gaGCACCGGCCACAACCCTGCCTATAGCTCTGATCAAAGGCGCCGCCATCAGGCCGATCACTTCCGTCCTCCATGTGGTCCTCACGCACTCAATCCTCCTTGTTGTCCAAGGCATGGTCCTTTGA
- the LOC131834542 gene encoding spidroin-2-like: protein MSGYVSGNTTARDYLIFIFFSSVARLVLPKCIWGPERDGDIGSEGPKTLGAKLHARGAGPSEAGPSEAGPSEVGPSEAGPSEAGPSEAGPSEAGPSEAGPSEAGPSEAGPSEAGAGTHVGGGRGNWAGLGAPPNTPEPLFTGPVLNRAETVSSETARVPAERRGPSRKPPQPPAAVPGGAGCASRGCGSRPRPRARGSGGATGARGGRAARCLSCRPPWPSPLGKARARAAAEEPCAARAAAALPVAAEGPWGRGAVPPSAPPSELQAQLSGVEPLLEEFRRLLQQERPQEEQERELRAGVWLPEEGCPGRGGGGYSATPDAIIRTKDSAAAGARFLSPPATMGDWRPCGAACCSEPRYSMAVVELPRRPASPAAAAALGCCLVNCTARGRSVCKFALHRGYSSCSLCRAFTAGGETGEPHGTRVSTPLEEAGPDLQVLLPWHLLSGAQEETTWAVHFGSRAK from the exons ATGTCCGGTTATGTCAGTGGAAATACGACTGCACGTGACtacttgatttttatatttttcagcagCGTTGCCCGCCTTGTGCTACCCAAGTGCATCTGGGGACCCGAACGTGACGGGGATATTGGAAGTGAAGGACCAAAGACT CTGGGAGCAAAACTGCACGCGAGAGGGGCGGGGCCGTCGGAGGCGGGGCCGTCGGAGGCGGGGCCGTCGGAGGTGGGGCCGTCGGAGGCGGGGCCGTCGGAGGCGGGGCCGTCGGAGGCGGGGCCGTCGGAGGCGGGGCCGTCGGAGGCGGGGCCGTCGGAGGCGGGGCCGTCGGAGGCGGGGCCGTCGGAGGCGGGGGCGGGAACGCACGTGGGCGGAGGGAGGGGGAACTGGGCGGGGCTTGGCGCGCCTCCGAACACGCCGGAGCCGCTGTTCACAGGACCGGTGCTGAATCGCGCCGAGACCGTCTCCTCAGAGACCGCCCGGGTCCCGGCGGAGAGGCGCGGGCCTTCACGGAAGCCTCCCCAGCCACCAGCGGCGGTGCCAGGCGGGGCCGGTTGTGCCTCTCGTGGCTGTGGTTCCCGCCCGCGACCGCGCGCCCGCGGCTCCGGGGGCGCAACCGGGGCCCGAGGTGGCCGCGCT GCCCGCTGCCTCAGCTGCCGGCCGCCGTGGCCCTCGCCGCTCGGGAAAGCGCGGGCTCGGGCGGCCGCCGAGGAACCCTGCGCTGCGCGGGCTGCGGCCGCTCTGCCCGTGGCTGCCGAGGGGCCGTGGGGCCGTGGGGCCGTCCCGCCGTCCGCGCCGCCGTCCGAGCTGCAGGCGCAGCTCTCGGGAGTGGAGCCGCTGCTGGAGGAGTTCCGCCGGCTGCTGCAGCAGGAGCGGccgcaggaggagcaggagcggGAGCTGCGCGCGGGCGTCTGGCTCCCGGAGGAGGGCTGCCCAggccggggcggcggcggctACAGCGCCACGCCGGACGCCATCATCCGCACCAAGGACTCCGCGGCGGCCGGCGCCCGCTTCCTGAGCCCGCCGGCAACCATGGGGGACTGGCGGCCGTGCGGGGCGGCCTGCTGCTCGGAGCCGCGCTACTCTATGGCCGTGGTGGAGCTGCCTCGGCGGCCCGCgtcgcccgccgccgccgccgcgcttgGCTGCTGCCTCGTCAACTGCACCGCACGTGGCCGCAGCGTCTGCAAGTTCGCGCTGCACCGGGGCTATAGCAGCTGCAGCCTCTGCCGCGCTTTTACCGCCGGCGGGGAGACCGGGGAGCCTCACGGCACACGGGTGAGCACTCCGCTGGAGGAGGCCGGGCCAGACCTCCAGGTCCTGCTGCCCTGGCACCTGTTGAGTGGCGCCCAGGAGGAGACCACTTGGGCAGTACACTTTGGCAGTAGAGCCAAGTGA